One genomic window of Cygnus olor isolate bCygOlo1 chromosome 3, bCygOlo1.pri.v2, whole genome shotgun sequence includes the following:
- the MRPS10 gene encoding 28S ribosomal protein S10, mitochondrial: protein MAAGCLWRRLWQGSALPANYASRIIQKQCFLPTSDLMGVRFSGTHVQTQERKTNPLVTLSEEPETLYKRLSLLVKGHDKAVLDSYEYFAVLAAKELGISVEKIHRPPKKIERFTLLKSVHIYKKHRVQYEMRTHYTCLELKYLTGSTAAVYLEYVERNLPEGVAMEVKKTKIERIPEHIQEPVWDTLPQVEETEIKS, encoded by the exons GGATCAGCTCTTCCTGCCAATTATGCAAGCAGAATTAttcaaaagcaatgttttcttcc AACCAGTGACTTGATGGGAGTACGGTTCTCTGGAACCCATGTTCAAACTCAGGAGCGTAAAACTAATCCTTTG GTGACTCTCTCAGAGGAGCCAGAAACACTGTACAAGAGACTGTCCCTTTTGGTTAAAGGCCACGATAAAGCCGTGTTGGACAGCTATGAATATTTTGCAGTGCTTGCAGCTAAAGAACTTGGCATCTCTGTTGAAAAAAT ACATAGACCTCCAAAGAAGATAGAACGATTTACTCTTCTAAAATCTGTACACATTTACAAGAAGCACAGAGTTCAGTATGAAATGAGAACACATTACACATGTTTGGAG TTAAAATACCTAACGGGCAGTACTGCTGCAGTGTACTTGGAGTATGTTGAACGAAACTTACCTGAAGGAGTTGCCATGGAAGTAAAAA agacTAAGATAGAGAGAATACCTGAACACATTCAGGAACCAGTTTGGGATACACTACCTCAagtagaagaaacagaaatcaaatcaTGA